One stretch of Rhizobium rhizoryzae DNA includes these proteins:
- a CDS encoding ATP phosphoribosyltransferase regulatory subunit — protein MPLTDMPDFAGIILDDFATRNAMRVDTPVILAAEPFLDMAGEDLRRRIFLTENERGTSLCLRPEFTIPVCLRHIETATGTPKRYSYLGQVFRQRREGANEFYQAGIEDLGEKDAASADARIVADALGCLQKVLPDKAFAVTIGDQAVFEAVVAALGLPAGWQRRLVRAFGQTDLLEAMIARLAKAQPVAGLSPEVELLLEAGDEAGLVAHLTNEMDRTGYLTNASRSPEEIVRRLKEKRHLAGVSLDATKLDALKEFLSINVSLRYAPGVLADFAKSANLPLEKAIEGFDARVAALGKAGASLADITWRAAFGRPLDYYTGLVFEITVRGGHDVLVGGGRYDRMLTLLGAKDHIPAVGFSMWLDRIERSLEGASTRKVEAGFRAESTRKRGELR, from the coding sequence ATGCCACTGACCGACATGCCGGATTTTGCCGGGATCATTCTGGATGATTTTGCCACGCGCAACGCCATGCGGGTGGATACACCAGTAATTTTAGCCGCCGAACCCTTTCTCGATATGGCGGGCGAGGATCTGCGGCGGCGGATCTTCCTGACGGAGAATGAGCGGGGGACGAGCCTCTGCTTGCGTCCGGAATTCACCATACCCGTCTGCCTGCGCCACATCGAAACGGCGACAGGCACGCCGAAGCGCTATTCCTATCTGGGGCAGGTGTTTCGCCAGCGGCGTGAGGGTGCCAACGAATTCTATCAGGCTGGTATCGAGGATCTGGGCGAAAAGGATGCTGCGAGCGCCGATGCCCGCATCGTTGCCGATGCGCTGGGTTGCCTGCAAAAGGTTCTGCCGGACAAGGCTTTTGCCGTCACAATCGGGGATCAGGCCGTCTTCGAAGCGGTGGTGGCGGCCCTTGGCCTTCCCGCCGGCTGGCAGCGTCGCTTGGTTCGCGCCTTCGGCCAGACGGATCTGCTGGAAGCCATGATTGCGCGCCTGGCCAAGGCGCAACCCGTGGCGGGTCTGTCACCGGAGGTCGAGCTTCTGCTGGAGGCCGGGGACGAGGCAGGGCTGGTGGCGCATCTGACCAATGAGATGGACCGGACCGGATACCTGACGAATGCCAGCCGTTCGCCGGAAGAAATCGTACGCCGTCTCAAGGAGAAGCGGCACCTGGCGGGCGTTTCGCTGGACGCGACCAAGCTCGATGCATTGAAGGAGTTCCTCTCCATCAATGTGTCGCTTCGCTATGCCCCGGGAGTGTTGGCGGATTTCGCGAAGTCCGCCAATCTACCGCTGGAAAAAGCGATTGAAGGTTTCGATGCCCGCGTGGCAGCGCTTGGCAAAGCTGGCGCTTCACTAGCCGACATCACCTGGCGTGCAGCCTTCGGTCGTCCGCTGGACTACTACACGGGCCTCGTGTTCGAGATCACCGTACGGGGTGGCCATGACGTGCTGGTGGGCGGCGGTCGCTATGACCGCATGCTGACCCTGCTCGGCGCAAAAGACCATATCCCGGCTGTCGGTTTTTCCATGTGGCTGGACCGGATTGAAAGATCTTTGGAGGGCGCGTCGACCCGAAAAGTGGAAGCCGGTTTTCGGGCGGAATCGACGCGCAAAAGAGGAGAACTTCGATGA
- the hisS gene encoding histidine--tRNA ligase, with the protein MSDKQKKPQKLKARLPRGFVDRTATDIHATNEMVAKIREVYERYGFDPIETPLFEYTDALGKFLPDSDRPNEGVFSLQDDDEQWMSARYDLTAPLARHVAENFNEIQLPYRTYRAGYVFRNEKPGPGRFRQFMQFDADTVGAPGVNADAEMCMMMADTLEALGIKRGDYVIRVNNRKVLDGVMEAIGLGGDENSGRRLNVLRAIDKLDKFGPEGVKLLLGAGRKDESGDFTKGAGLDEEQIAKVLFFVGIKNYAESAAELAELVAGTSKGAEGVEELNIIGALVTSAGYDATRIKIDPSVVRGLEYYTGPVYEAELTFDVTNEKGEKVVFGSVGGGGRYDGLVSRFMGQPVPATGFSIGVSRLMTALKNLGKLGQDEVLAPVLVTVMDGDVEAMGRYQRFTQALRNEGIRAEMYQGNWKKFGNQLKYADRRGSPIAIIQGGDEREQGVVQIKDLIEGKRLSGEIADNTEWREARVAQVMVPEAELVAKVKEILEQQAEDRRRAKAG; encoded by the coding sequence ATGAGCGACAAGCAGAAGAAGCCCCAGAAACTCAAAGCCCGCCTGCCGCGCGGCTTCGTCGATCGCACTGCCACTGACATCCATGCCACCAACGAGATGGTCGCCAAGATCCGCGAAGTCTACGAGCGCTACGGTTTCGACCCGATCGAGACGCCGCTGTTCGAATATACCGATGCGCTGGGCAAGTTCCTGCCCGATAGCGATCGCCCGAACGAAGGCGTGTTCTCGCTGCAGGACGATGACGAGCAGTGGATGTCTGCGCGTTATGATTTGACGGCACCGCTCGCCCGCCACGTGGCGGAAAACTTCAACGAGATCCAGCTGCCCTATCGCACCTATCGCGCAGGCTATGTGTTCCGCAACGAGAAGCCGGGTCCGGGCCGCTTCCGCCAGTTCATGCAGTTCGATGCCGATACGGTGGGCGCTCCGGGCGTCAACGCCGATGCCGAAATGTGCATGATGATGGCCGATACGCTGGAAGCACTCGGCATCAAGCGCGGCGATTATGTGATCCGGGTCAATAACCGCAAGGTTCTGGATGGCGTAATGGAAGCCATCGGCCTTGGCGGCGACGAGAATTCCGGGCGGCGCCTCAACGTTCTGCGGGCTATCGACAAGCTCGACAAGTTCGGCCCGGAAGGCGTGAAGCTCCTGCTCGGCGCTGGCCGCAAGGATGAGAGCGGCGATTTCACCAAGGGTGCAGGACTGGATGAGGAGCAGATCGCGAAGGTCCTCTTCTTCGTCGGTATCAAGAACTATGCGGAAAGTGCTGCCGAGTTGGCGGAACTTGTTGCCGGCACGTCCAAGGGTGCCGAGGGCGTCGAGGAACTCAATATCATCGGTGCGCTGGTCACAAGCGCTGGCTATGATGCGACCCGCATCAAGATCGATCCTTCCGTTGTGCGCGGCCTCGAATATTACACCGGTCCCGTCTACGAAGCGGAACTGACCTTCGATGTCACCAATGAAAAGGGCGAAAAGGTCGTCTTCGGCTCTGTCGGCGGTGGCGGACGTTATGATGGTCTGGTCTCCCGCTTCATGGGGCAGCCGGTTCCGGCCACGGGCTTTTCCATCGGTGTTTCGCGCCTGATGACGGCGTTGAAGAACCTTGGCAAGCTGGGTCAGGATGAGGTTCTGGCCCCGGTTCTGGTCACCGTCATGGATGGCGATGTGGAGGCCATGGGGCGTTATCAGAGGTTCACACAGGCTCTTCGTAACGAAGGCATTCGCGCCGAAATGTATCAGGGCAACTGGAAGAAGTTCGGCAATCAGCTGAAATATGCCGACCGTCGTGGTTCTCCAATCGCCATCATTCAGGGTGGGGATGAGCGCGAACAGGGCGTGGTGCAGATCAAGGATCTGATCGAAGGCAAGCGGCTGTCTGGCGAGATTGCCGATAACACCGAATGGCGCGAGGCTCGCGTGGCACAGGTCATGGTGCCGGAAGCGGAGCTCGTCGCGAAGGTCAAGGAGATCCTTGAGCAGCAGGCCGAGGATCGTCGCCGGGCGAAGGCAGGCTGA
- a CDS encoding DUF6290 family protein — translation MNKRVTIGIPEEMYRLITQYGDLHGLDADDYATMALARHLEDLQDIAAAEAAAKRIKGGDDRVVSSREFWRGLDD, via the coding sequence ATGAACAAGCGCGTCACAATCGGGATACCGGAAGAAATGTATCGCCTGATCACGCAATATGGTGATCTGCACGGACTGGACGCGGACGACTATGCCACGATGGCCCTGGCGCGCCATCTGGAAGACCTGCAGGATATTGCAGCGGCTGAAGCTGCCGCCAAACGCATCAAAGGCGGGGATGATCGCGTGGTCAGTTCAAGGGAATTCTGGCGTGGCCTGGACGATTGA
- a CDS encoding type II toxin-antitoxin system RelE family toxin, whose product MAWTIEYRQDIQKSLKKLDHATRQRIRVFLEERVAKLDDPRQIADRLQGSELGQYWRFRVGDFRIICDIQEQRLVVLVLEIGHRREIYR is encoded by the coding sequence GTGGCCTGGACGATTGAGTACCGGCAGGACATACAGAAATCCTTGAAGAAACTGGATCACGCGACGCGGCAGCGCATCCGCGTCTTTCTCGAAGAGCGTGTTGCCAAACTGGATGATCCAAGACAGATAGCGGATCGACTTCAAGGGTCGGAACTGGGGCAATACTGGCGCTTCCGCGTTGGCGACTTCCGCATTATCTGTGACATTCAAGAGCAGAGACTTGTGGTTCTGGTCCTCGAAATTGGACATAGGCGCGAAATTTACCGATGA
- the copM gene encoding CopM family metallochaperone, with protein MKLSMLSAAIVALGITVTPALSQDMKMKGHQGHQGMAMDKSASTKAFEAANTKMHKDMMVPYTGKTDVDFVRSMIPHHQGAIDMAKIQLQYGKDPAIRKLAEEVITAQEAEIKMMQDWLAKNGG; from the coding sequence ATGAAGCTCTCAATGCTTTCTGCTGCCATCGTGGCGCTCGGCATCACTGTCACCCCTGCCCTTTCGCAGGACATGAAGATGAAAGGTCATCAGGGCCACCAGGGCATGGCCATGGATAAATCCGCCTCGACCAAAGCCTTCGAAGCGGCGAACACCAAGATGCACAAGGACATGATGGTGCCCTACACCGGCAAGACGGATGTCGATTTCGTGCGCTCCATGATCCCGCACCATCAAGGCGCCATCGACATGGCGAAGATCCAGCTTCAGTACGGCAAGGATCCCGCCATTCGCAAACTGGCCGAGGAGGTGATCACAGCCCAGGAGGCCGAGATCAAGATGATGCAGGACTGGCTGGCCAAGAACGGCGGCTGA
- a CDS encoding HAD family hydrolase: MTIRPVSMIGFDADDTLWQNEQYYRFTEQSFRDLLAGYAEGEHVSERLLEAEKRNLAHYGFGIKGFTLSMIETAIEVTEGRVPTETISEILMIGRELLKHPVECLPHAREALESLRGQYFLVLITKGDLFDQERKLAQSGLGDFFDAVEIVSDKTATTYRRIFGKHGEGPERAMMVGNSLKSDIVPAIAAGAWGVFVPHELTWVLEHVEKPTEAPRFREIADLSHLPALIADIGSGSNEIRA; this comes from the coding sequence TTGACGATACGCCCAGTCTCGATGATCGGCTTCGATGCCGACGATACGCTCTGGCAGAACGAGCAATATTACCGTTTTACGGAACAGAGTTTCCGTGATCTGCTGGCGGGGTATGCGGAAGGCGAACACGTGTCCGAGCGGCTGCTGGAGGCGGAGAAGCGCAACCTCGCCCATTATGGGTTCGGCATAAAGGGCTTCACGCTTTCGATGATCGAGACCGCCATCGAGGTGACGGAAGGCAGAGTTCCAACCGAAACTATCAGCGAAATCTTGATGATCGGGCGCGAACTGCTGAAGCATCCGGTGGAATGCCTGCCGCATGCGCGAGAGGCTCTGGAAAGTTTACGCGGGCAGTATTTCCTGGTCCTGATCACCAAGGGAGATCTGTTCGATCAGGAGCGGAAACTGGCCCAATCCGGGCTTGGCGATTTTTTCGACGCGGTGGAAATCGTGTCCGACAAGACGGCGACGACCTACAGACGGATTTTCGGCAAGCATGGTGAGGGGCCAGAGCGCGCCATGATGGTGGGCAATTCGCTGAAATCCGACATTGTGCCAGCTATTGCCGCGGGTGCCTGGGGCGTGTTCGTGCCGCATGAACTGACCTGGGTGCTGGAGCATGTGGAGAAACCGACAGAGGCGCCGCGGTTTCGCGAGATTGCCGACCTCAGTCATCTGCCCGCACTGATTGCGGACATTGGCTCAGGGTCGAATGAAATCCGTGCGTAG
- a CDS encoding DNA-3-methyladenine glycosylase I — MEKSGIIEGPDGRCRCFWHQNLPDYIRYHDEEWGRPVTDDRRLFEKICLEGFQSGLSWLTILRKRENFRAAFAGFDFEKVALFDDTDIERLVADAGIIRHRGKIVSTINNARRAIELRDEFGSLARFFWSYEPKPEERPSVVDLEHLRANPTTAVSVRLSKDLKKRGWTFVGPTTVYAFMQAMGLVNDHIEGCCIREETEALRTDFIRP, encoded by the coding sequence GTGGAAAAATCTGGCATTATCGAGGGCCCGGATGGCCGCTGCCGCTGCTTCTGGCATCAAAACCTGCCGGATTACATCCGCTATCATGATGAGGAATGGGGCCGGCCCGTGACGGACGACAGGCGACTGTTCGAGAAGATCTGCCTCGAAGGGTTCCAGTCGGGCCTCTCCTGGTTGACCATTCTGCGCAAGCGCGAGAACTTTCGGGCAGCCTTCGCCGGTTTCGATTTCGAAAAGGTTGCGCTTTTCGATGACACGGACATCGAGCGCCTCGTGGCCGATGCGGGCATCATCCGTCATCGCGGCAAGATCGTCTCGACCATCAACAATGCTCGCAGAGCCATCGAATTGCGCGATGAGTTCGGTTCGCTGGCTCGCTTCTTCTGGTCCTATGAGCCAAAACCGGAGGAGCGTCCCTCCGTCGTTGATCTCGAACATCTGCGCGCCAATCCAACGACGGCGGTCTCGGTTCGTCTGTCGAAGGATCTGAAGAAGCGTGGATGGACGTTCGTAGGCCCGACGACGGTCTACGCCTTCATGCAGGCCATGGGACTGGTGAACGATCACATCGAAGGCTGCTGCATTCGCGAGGAAACCGAGGCCCTACGCACGGATTTCATTCGACCCTGA
- a CDS encoding L,D-transpeptidase: MPSRAKSLVLMLCATMGLTATEATAQDRYRERPPVVVSPDLTAPWVMQLGGQVRAPGGYRVQPMQRGVRDYRDPATRDAAQPRYAYPSRQPAYVVPRTQTTQIRPNRMPAQQAPVQQAAMQRIPVIKGQIEPQFLPQMVAYQTEHKPGTIVIDTNNRFLYLVMEGGQAKRYGVGVGKPGFEWAGTHTVTRKAEWPDWHPPKEMIAREAAKGHYLPVKMEGGPENPLGARAMYLGSTLYRIHGTNAPWTIGSAVSSGCIRMRNEDVTDLYGRVNVGTKVIVM, from the coding sequence ATGCCCAGCAGAGCGAAATCACTGGTCCTGATGTTGTGCGCAACGATGGGACTGACGGCCACCGAAGCCACGGCGCAGGATCGTTACCGGGAACGTCCGCCGGTCGTGGTGAGCCCCGATCTGACCGCTCCATGGGTCATGCAACTCGGCGGGCAGGTTCGCGCTCCCGGCGGCTACCGCGTTCAGCCCATGCAGCGCGGCGTTCGCGATTACCGCGATCCGGCCACGCGCGATGCGGCGCAGCCTCGCTATGCCTATCCCTCGCGCCAGCCGGCTTATGTCGTACCGCGCACGCAGACGACGCAGATCCGGCCAAACCGCATGCCGGCCCAGCAGGCACCGGTCCAGCAGGCGGCGATGCAGCGCATTCCCGTCATCAAGGGCCAGATCGAACCGCAATTCCTGCCGCAGATGGTGGCCTACCAGACCGAGCACAAGCCCGGCACGATCGTGATCGATACGAACAACCGTTTCCTGTATCTCGTGATGGAAGGCGGACAGGCCAAGCGCTATGGTGTCGGCGTCGGCAAGCCCGGCTTCGAATGGGCCGGAACGCACACGGTTACCCGCAAGGCGGAATGGCCGGACTGGCATCCGCCCAAGGAAATGATCGCGCGCGAAGCCGCAAAGGGCCATTATCTTCCAGTGAAGATGGAAGGCGGACCGGAAAATCCGCTCGGTGCACGTGCCATGTATCTCGGCTCCACCCTCTACCGCATTCACGGTACCAATGCGCCGTGGACCATCGGCAGCGCCGTTTCGTCCGGCTGCATCCGCATGCGCAACGAAGATGTGACGGACCTCTATGGCCGCGTGAATGTCGGCACCAAGGTTATCGTGATGTAA
- a CDS encoding L,D-transpeptidase, with product MAVFKRRLALALAASAMIGSVDTASAFTRGPQSVATRSSDVTFVAQRREPDEKFQRRVVRLATTEAPGTIIIDTNNKFLYLVEGNDRAIRYGVGVGREGFGWSGIVKIGRKEEWPEWRPPKEMIAREARKGHHLPVVQKGGEDNPLGARAMYLYKGGRDTIFRIHGTNQPWTIGLNMSSGCIRMMNKDVEHLYSRAQIGAKVIVIGPGNKQGAVAFEDRGIDILRTIFGG from the coding sequence ATGGCAGTTTTCAAGAGGCGCCTGGCGCTTGCACTCGCGGCCAGCGCGATGATCGGATCGGTCGACACGGCATCGGCCTTCACGCGCGGTCCGCAATCGGTTGCGACACGGTCCAGCGACGTGACCTTCGTCGCGCAGCGTCGCGAACCGGATGAGAAGTTCCAGAGGCGCGTCGTCCGGTTGGCGACGACGGAAGCGCCGGGTACGATCATCATCGATACCAACAACAAGTTCCTCTACCTCGTCGAAGGCAATGACCGCGCCATCCGCTATGGCGTCGGCGTTGGTCGCGAAGGTTTCGGCTGGTCCGGCATCGTCAAGATCGGCCGGAAAGAGGAATGGCCGGAATGGCGCCCGCCTAAGGAAATGATTGCCCGTGAGGCCCGCAAGGGTCACCATCTTCCTGTTGTACAGAAGGGCGGTGAAGACAATCCGCTCGGTGCCCGCGCCATGTATCTCTACAAGGGTGGCCGCGACACGATTTTCCGCATCCACGGAACCAATCAGCCCTGGACCATCGGGCTCAACATGTCATCCGGCTGCATTCGCATGATGAACAAGGATGTCGAGCATCTCTATTCCCGTGCCCAGATTGGCGCGAAGGTGATCGTCATCGGCCCGGGCAACAAGCAGGGTGCTGTCGCCTTTGAGGATCGTGGCATCGATATCCTGCGCACGATCTTTGGCGGTTGA
- the glcF gene encoding glycolate oxidase subunit GlcF produces the protein MQTNFTAEQLADPHVAESEAILRRCVHCGFCTATCPTYVTLGNELDSPRGRIYLIKDMLENGRAADAEVVKHLDRCLSCLACTTTCPSGVDYMHLIDNARVHVENTYRRPLVDRLIRNVLAFVLPYPSRFRAALKLARIGKPFGPLLGRFSPLKPLAAMLTLAPATLPQPIPQQSGPSAVAKRGRVAILAGCAQPVLDPRINEATERLLTRLGVEIARPKGEGCCGALVHHMGREEQALDFARRNVDVWIEEVEKRGLDAIIITASGCGTTIKDYGHMLRLDPAYAEKARRVSALAKDITEYLAMLDLPKQESRGLTVAYHSACSMQHGQKITLQPKSLLRNAGFAVRDPAEGHLCCGSAGTYNILQPEISAQLKARKVKNIEATKADIIATGNIGCMTQIASGTAMPIVHTVELLDWAYGGPKPDKLS, from the coding sequence ATGCAAACCAATTTCACCGCCGAGCAGCTTGCCGATCCTCATGTGGCAGAATCCGAGGCCATTCTGCGCCGCTGCGTGCATTGCGGCTTCTGCACGGCGACCTGTCCCACCTATGTGACGCTGGGTAACGAACTGGATAGTCCGCGCGGACGGATCTACCTCATCAAGGATATGCTGGAAAACGGTCGCGCCGCCGATGCGGAGGTCGTCAAGCATCTGGATCGCTGCCTGTCCTGTCTTGCCTGCACCACGACCTGTCCCTCGGGCGTGGACTACATGCACCTGATCGACAACGCTCGCGTGCATGTGGAAAACACCTACCGCCGCCCGCTGGTCGACCGGTTGATCCGCAATGTTCTGGCCTTCGTTCTGCCATATCCTTCGCGCTTTCGCGCGGCGCTGAAACTTGCCCGGATAGGCAAACCCTTCGGTCCATTGCTTGGCCGCTTCTCGCCGCTGAAGCCGCTGGCTGCCATGCTGACCCTTGCACCTGCCACTCTGCCGCAACCAATTCCTCAGCAATCCGGGCCGTCTGCCGTGGCGAAACGGGGTCGCGTTGCCATACTGGCCGGATGCGCCCAGCCGGTTCTTGATCCGCGCATCAATGAGGCAACCGAGCGGCTTCTCACCCGACTTGGTGTGGAGATTGCCCGCCCGAAAGGGGAGGGGTGTTGTGGCGCGCTGGTCCACCACATGGGTCGCGAAGAGCAGGCGCTGGATTTTGCCCGCCGCAATGTGGACGTGTGGATCGAAGAGGTCGAAAAGCGTGGCCTCGATGCCATCATCATCACTGCATCCGGCTGCGGCACGACCATCAAGGATTACGGCCACATGCTCCGGCTTGATCCTGCCTATGCGGAAAAGGCCAGACGGGTTTCAGCGCTGGCTAAAGACATTACGGAATATCTGGCCATGCTCGATCTGCCAAAACAGGAGAGCCGCGGCTTGACCGTGGCTTATCACTCCGCCTGTTCGATGCAGCACGGTCAGAAGATCACGTTGCAGCCGAAGTCGCTCCTGCGCAATGCGGGTTTCGCGGTGCGCGATCCGGCGGAAGGGCATCTGTGTTGTGGTTCTGCCGGAACCTACAACATCCTGCAGCCGGAGATCTCCGCCCAGTTGAAGGCGCGCAAGGTGAAGAACATCGAGGCGACGAAGGCCGACATTATTGCCACCGGCAATATTGGCTGCATGACCCAGATCGCCAGCGGCACGGCCATGCCGATCGTCCATACGGTGGAGCTTCTGGATTGGGCCTATGGCGGCCCTAAGCCGGATAAATTGAGCTAA
- the glcE gene encoding glycolate oxidase subunit GlcE, whose protein sequence is MSLLLVPTREDEAADMIRAAAEAKRSLAISGGNTRSGFGQQVEAQGVLRSAGLSGIVAYDPAEMVVTARAGTPVAEIEEALAENGQMLAFEPMDHRPVMGTTGEPTIGGIFATNTSGPRRFVAGAARDSLLGVRYINGRGEVLRAGGRVMKNVTGLDLVKLLAGSFGTLGFLTEVTFRVLPRPQDQRTIILSGLDDGEATRAMAIAMSLSVEVSGAAHLPESVRGRFLNATLPDGPATVLRLEGLAASVAVRAEKLISTLQSLAPISQLDAEESRVLWQEIRDVKPYADGTMKPLWKVSVAPTSGFQLVAALRLRAGIDCFYDWQGGLLWMRMESEPEGELVRHVMHQIGGGHATLVRASVDMRATENAFEPLPAAVLALQARIKSQMDPAGIFNPGKMARG, encoded by the coding sequence ATGAGCCTTCTTCTGGTCCCGACGCGTGAAGACGAGGCGGCGGATATGATCCGCGCCGCCGCCGAAGCAAAACGCAGTCTCGCAATTTCTGGCGGCAATACCCGCAGCGGCTTCGGTCAGCAGGTCGAAGCACAGGGCGTCCTCCGTTCGGCCGGACTTTCCGGCATTGTCGCTTACGATCCGGCAGAAATGGTTGTGACCGCACGCGCTGGAACGCCGGTGGCCGAGATAGAAGAGGCGCTTGCCGAAAACGGCCAGATGCTGGCCTTCGAGCCCATGGACCATCGCCCCGTCATGGGCACTACAGGTGAGCCGACAATCGGCGGCATTTTTGCGACCAATACGTCCGGTCCCCGCCGTTTCGTTGCCGGTGCGGCGCGCGACAGCCTTCTGGGCGTCCGCTATATCAATGGTCGCGGCGAGGTTCTGAGAGCCGGTGGACGGGTGATGAAGAATGTCACCGGGCTTGATCTCGTCAAACTGCTGGCCGGTTCGTTCGGGACACTGGGCTTTCTGACCGAGGTTACCTTCCGCGTCCTTCCGCGCCCGCAGGACCAGCGCACCATCATTCTCTCTGGACTTGACGATGGAGAGGCCACTCGCGCCATGGCGATTGCCATGAGCCTGTCGGTCGAGGTTTCAGGTGCGGCACATCTGCCGGAAAGCGTTAGGGGCCGCTTCCTGAACGCCACTCTGCCGGACGGACCCGCAACGGTTCTAAGGCTCGAAGGCCTTGCCGCATCGGTGGCCGTGCGTGCCGAAAAACTGATCTCGACGCTGCAATCTCTTGCGCCCATCAGCCAGTTGGATGCCGAAGAAAGCCGCGTTCTCTGGCAGGAAATCCGCGATGTCAAACCCTATGCCGATGGCACGATGAAGCCCTTGTGGAAGGTCTCCGTCGCGCCCACCAGCGGTTTCCAGCTGGTCGCGGCCCTTCGCTTGCGGGCGGGGATCGATTGCTTCTACGACTGGCAAGGTGGCCTTTTGTGGATGCGCATGGAATCCGAGCCGGAAGGAGAACTCGTGCGTCACGTCATGCATCAGATCGGAGGCGGTCACGCGACGCTTGTTCGGGCAAGCGTTGACATGAGGGCAACAGAAAACGCGTTTGAGCCCTTGCCCGCAGCGGTTCTTGCGCTTCAGGCGAGGATCAAGAGCCAGATGGATCCAGCCGGCATTTTCAACCCGGGCAAGATGGCAAGAGGCTGA
- a CDS encoding FAD-linked oxidase C-terminal domain-containing protein, producing the protein MSDVISFLQPREKVLARRSTIIADLADLLPADCLVHEPRELVPFETDAFVAYRRLPLAVVLPHNTAQVAAVLKYCHRYGVPVVPRGAGTSLCGGAIPQEDAIVIGLSKMSRILEVDFANRTATVQAGVTNLSISDMVGPEGYFYAPDPSSQLACTIGGNIAMNSGGAHCLKYGVTTNNLLGVKMVLMDGTVIDLGGKHLDSAGYDLLGLVCGSEGQLGIVTEATVRLIAKPEGARPVLFGFTSSEEAGACVADVIGAGIIPVAIEFMDKPAIEICEAFAKAGYPLDVEALLIVEVEGSEAEMEAMLASIVEIARRHGVKTVRESQSATEAALIWKGRKSAFGATGRIADYICMDGTVPLSQLSYVLKRTGEIAEGFGLRVANVFHAGDGNMHPLILFNANDPVEAAKAEAAGNEILKLCVDAGGCLTGEHGVGIEKRDLMLHQYTRAELDQQIRVREAFDGQWLLNPSKVFPLDGRPQTAGAA; encoded by the coding sequence TTGTCTGATGTGATTTCGTTTCTTCAGCCGCGCGAAAAGGTGCTGGCTCGCCGTTCCACCATCATTGCGGATCTGGCGGATCTGCTCCCGGCCGATTGCCTTGTGCATGAGCCGCGCGAACTTGTTCCCTTCGAAACGGACGCGTTCGTCGCGTATCGTCGTCTGCCGCTGGCCGTCGTTTTGCCTCACAACACCGCCCAGGTGGCAGCTGTCCTGAAATACTGTCATCGTTATGGCGTTCCTGTCGTGCCGCGGGGGGCTGGTACCTCCTTGTGTGGCGGGGCCATTCCGCAAGAGGACGCGATCGTCATCGGCCTGTCGAAGATGTCGCGAATTCTCGAAGTCGACTTTGCCAATCGCACGGCCACCGTGCAGGCGGGGGTCACCAACCTGTCCATTTCCGATATGGTCGGGCCAGAAGGTTATTTCTATGCTCCCGACCCGAGCTCGCAGCTCGCCTGCACCATAGGCGGCAACATCGCCATGAATTCCGGCGGTGCCCACTGTCTGAAATATGGCGTGACGACCAACAATCTCCTGGGCGTCAAGATGGTGCTGATGGACGGCACGGTCATCGATCTTGGCGGCAAGCATCTGGATAGTGCCGGTTACGATCTTTTGGGCCTCGTTTGTGGATCGGAAGGCCAGCTTGGTATCGTGACCGAGGCAACGGTGCGCCTGATTGCAAAACCGGAAGGGGCGCGTCCGGTGCTATTCGGCTTCACGAGTTCCGAGGAGGCCGGGGCCTGTGTGGCAGATGTCATCGGGGCGGGGATTATCCCGGTGGCAATCGAATTCATGGACAAGCCAGCCATCGAAATCTGCGAGGCCTTTGCCAAGGCTGGCTATCCGCTGGATGTCGAAGCCTTGCTGATTGTTGAAGTGGAGGGGTCCGAAGCCGAGATGGAGGCCATGTTGGCCAGCATCGTTGAGATTGCCCGTCGCCACGGCGTCAAAACCGTGCGGGAAAGCCAGTCAGCCACCGAGGCGGCGCTGATCTGGAAAGGCCGCAAATCTGCCTTTGGCGCAACCGGACGCATTGCTGATTATATCTGCATGGATGGCACGGTGCCGCTTAGCCAGCTTTCCTATGTCCTGAAGCGTACGGGTGAAATCGCTGAAGGGTTCGGCCTGCGTGTCGCCAATGTCTTCCATGCGGGGGATGGCAACATGCATCCGCTGATCCTGTTCAATGCAAACGATCCCGTTGAGGCGGCCAAGGCGGAAGCTGCCGGCAACGAAATCCTGAAACTGTGTGTTGATGCAGGCGGCTGCCTGACCGGAGAGCATGGCGTTGGCATCGAGAAGCGGGATCTGATGCTGCATCAATACACGCGTGCGGAACTTGATCAGCAGATCCGCGTCCGGGAAGCCTTTGACGGTCAATGGCTGCTCAATCCCTCCAAGGTCTTCCCGCTTGACGGACGGCCACAGACTGCCGGTGCCGCATGA